Genomic DNA from Desulfuromonadaceae bacterium:
CGGGCAGCCTGACGCGGGTCTTTTTGATGATGTGCCCCGCAGTTCTTTGTGCCGACACCGCGTTGCGTGTCTGTCGCGAAAGGCGAGGTAACAATGAAAACACTCTTGATGGTCGCTCTCGGGCTGTTGCTGGACTGGCCAGGCTGGGGAGAAAACACGATGAATTCCACACCACATAAGGCAATTTTTGCCGGGGGGTGCTTCTGGTGTATGGAGCCCCCTTTTGAAAAGCTGGCCGGAGTCTTTGCGGTGGTCTCCGGGTATACCGGTGGTGAGCGCGCCAATCCGCGCTACGAAGAGGTTTCCGCCGGAGGAACCGGCCACGTCGAGGCGATCGAGATCAGTTTTGACCCGACGACCGTCAGTTATCGTCAACTTCTTGATGTTTTCTGGATGAATATCAACCCGGTGGACGACGGCGGGCAGTTTTTTGATCGCGGCACTCACTATCGCTCGGCGATCTTTTATCTGGATGAAGAGCAGCGCCAGCAAGCCGTCGCATCAAAGGCAGCCCTCGCCGCATCCGGACGCTTCAGTGCGCCGATAGTCACGGAAATTATCCCGGCGGG
This window encodes:
- the msrA gene encoding peptide-methionine (S)-S-oxide reductase MsrA; the encoded protein is MKTLLMVALGLLLDWPGWGENTMNSTPHKAIFAGGCFWCMEPPFEKLAGVFAVVSGYTGGERANPRYEEVSAGGTGHVEAIEISFDPTTVSYRQLLDVFWMNINPVDDGGQFFDRGTHYRSAIFYLDEEQRQQAVASKAALAASGRFSAPIVTEIIPAGHFYPAEEYHQDYYKKNPLRYNYYRYGSGRDRFLDKFWSKERN